In Marivirga salinae, a single window of DNA contains:
- a CDS encoding FecR domain-containing protein, with product MKFNYLFSLLIFSVLISACSKERVITQDNYEVVDLPDGSIVFLNHYSELEYIEAFNQRRVAISGECYFSVEASDKSFTVTGELGEVEVLGTEFSVKSDIEDMKVEVESGSVQFTVEDHSEKLSKGEMASYQKGDNSIKTGKASNGFKKWMAKLRIEFKRLDKKLNDEAKGIEEELNEKAKEIEKEANKIGKELEDVGDQIGKSIKKITD from the coding sequence ATGAAATTTAATTACCTTTTTAGTTTACTTATATTTTCAGTTTTAATTTCAGCCTGTTCTAAGGAGAGAGTAATTACTCAGGATAATTATGAAGTAGTGGATTTGCCCGATGGCAGCATAGTTTTTTTAAATCATTATTCAGAATTAGAATATATTGAAGCATTTAATCAGCGCAGAGTTGCTATTTCCGGTGAGTGCTATTTTTCAGTTGAAGCTTCCGATAAATCATTCACAGTAACAGGTGAATTAGGAGAAGTTGAGGTGTTAGGTACTGAATTTAGTGTAAAATCAGATATTGAGGATATGAAAGTTGAAGTTGAATCGGGAAGTGTCCAATTTACTGTTGAAGATCATTCTGAAAAATTATCCAAAGGGGAAATGGCTTCTTATCAAAAAGGAGATAATTCCATTAAGACTGGAAAAGCTTCCAATGGTTTTAAGAAATGGATGGCTAAATTAAGAATTGAGTTCAAGCGATTGGATAAAAAATTGAATGATGAAGCAAAAGGCATAGAAGAAGAACTCAATGAAAAAGCCAAGGAAATTGAAAAAGAAGCTAATAAAATTGGAAAGGAACTGGAAGATGTGGGAGATCAAATTGGCAAGAGTATTAAGAAAATTACAGATTGA
- a CDS encoding FG-GAP-like repeat-containing protein, whose amino-acid sequence MDKLLRLFKLLSIVTAFIFGMSLEISAQNITISNFTPKSGAVGTTVTISGTNFNTTAVNNIVIFGATRATVTAATATELTVTVPTGATYAPVTVLNTETDLIASTNSNFTPTFSPNKSSITATDFETKVDFATGADPFSVAIGDLDGDGKADLVLANFTSNTVSVLRNIGSPGVVDYAEKVDFNTNTNPISVAIGDLDGDGKADLAVANYSSTNVSVLRNTSTIGTINFEPKVDFATGANPHLIAIDDFDGDGKADIAVANRNSTFKVSVLRNTSIPGNISYETKIDFLSGGVPYSIATGDLDGDGKSDLAVANYNSNRVSVLRNESSSGTINFAPKDDFFTGGNPHSVAIGDLDGDGKADLATANYGDATVSVLHNRSTTGDIDFAFREDFPTGPLPISVAIGDLNGDGKADLATANYGSGERTVSVLRNIGAPEDAINYATKVDFTTYTGPVLVAIGDLDGDGKADLAVANRFSDFVSVIRNNPDFIPFVTAYSPADDETGLVEVNTDLILTFNEDIQKGTGNILIKEDGVITQTIPVTDASVTVSGNTVTINPEDFTIGATVNIEMDAGVFKDLTDNNYSGITGPTTWNFVAGLLSQMISFDALGDQTYGDANFDLTATASSGLPVNYTSSDQSVATINGSEVTITGAGTTTITASQEGNSDYKSAPSVEQTFTVNKSSQTITFDALPTKNYDVAAFNLTATASSGLSVNYTSSDQSVATINGSEVTIIGTGTTTITASQEGNSDYKSAPSVEQTFTVNKSSQTITFDALPTKNYGDAAFNLTATASSDLLVEYTSSNLNVATINGSEVTIIGTGTTTITASHPGNANYKAASSVGQSLTVNKGSQTITFESLENRTYGDEAFDLTATSSSALELTFSSSDETVATIEGKTVTIIGAGTATITATQAGNQNYEQATAVEQILTVNKAAQSITFESLEAKTYGDANFDLTATASSGLELTYSSSDETVATIDGNTVSIVGGGTASITANQSGNSNYEAASATEQILTVNKAAQSISITAIEDKLVDAAPFEVVAIVNSGLDLTYSLTGPATISGNTITLDGSEGTVEVTVSQSGNTNYNSTSASISFEVTDPCIDFGAEAINITNVLCNGEANGSFEILATGTEPFLYTMDGTDQESEIFSNLTAGDYDVIVTDGNNCTQTVTVTVKEPAMLTISGEVANSNSTDGNGSISLTANGGTGNLSYEWSNGATSANISELTIGEYTVTVTDENGCSLTEKFTISGVTANGEKLNSQVSIYPNPTSQSIKILHAEAVEIITLYNAQGKLILTQKAKGTESNLQLTQLPIGLYFIQLDNSAEMHRIVKK is encoded by the coding sequence ATGGACAAATTATTACGATTATTTAAATTACTAAGCATTGTCACAGCATTTATCTTTGGTATGAGTCTTGAGATAAGTGCACAAAATATTACCATTTCAAACTTCACTCCTAAAAGTGGAGCAGTAGGCACAACGGTAACCATATCAGGCACTAACTTTAATACCACTGCTGTTAATAACATAGTGATATTCGGAGCTACAAGAGCAACAGTCACAGCGGCCACAGCTACTGAACTTACGGTTACCGTTCCGACTGGGGCAACTTATGCACCTGTAACAGTGCTTAATACTGAGACTGATTTAATAGCTTCTACCAATAGTAACTTTACGCCCACCTTCTCGCCCAACAAAAGCAGTATTACTGCTACCGATTTTGAAACTAAAGTGGATTTTGCGACTGGAGCTGATCCTTTCTCGGTTGCAATAGGTGATTTGGATGGGGACGGCAAAGCAGACTTAGTATTAGCAAATTTTACTAGCAATACTGTCTCTGTTTTACGGAATATAGGCAGCCCTGGTGTTGTGGACTATGCTGAAAAAGTGGATTTTAATACTAATACAAATCCTATATCAGTTGCCATTGGTGATTTGGATGGAGATGGCAAGGCGGATTTAGCAGTAGCGAATTACAGTAGCACTAATGTTTCTGTTTTGCGCAATACGAGTACTATTGGTACCATAAATTTTGAACCTAAAGTGGATTTTGCTACAGGTGCAAATCCTCACTTAATAGCCATAGACGATTTCGATGGAGATGGTAAGGCAGATATAGCAGTTGCGAATCGTAACTCTACTTTTAAAGTTTCTGTTTTACGCAATACGAGCATTCCCGGTAATATAAGTTATGAGACAAAAATAGATTTTCTATCAGGTGGTGTTCCTTATTCAATTGCCACGGGCGATTTGGATGGGGATGGGAAGTCAGACCTTGCAGTAGCGAATTATAATAGCAATAGGGTTTCTGTTTTACGTAATGAGAGCAGCTCTGGAACCATAAACTTTGCGCCTAAAGATGATTTTTTTACTGGTGGAAATCCTCATTCTGTTGCCATAGGTGATTTGGATGGAGATGGGAAAGCTGACTTAGCAACAGCGAATTATGGCGATGCTACCGTTTCTGTTTTACATAATAGGAGTACCACTGGTGACATAGACTTTGCATTTAGAGAGGATTTCCCTACTGGCCCACTTCCAATTTCAGTTGCGATAGGAGACCTGAATGGGGATGGGAAAGCTGACTTAGCAACAGCGAATTATGGTAGTGGTGAGAGGACAGTTTCTGTTTTACGAAATATAGGTGCCCCAGAAGATGCCATAAATTACGCCACCAAAGTTGATTTTACGACCTATACAGGTCCTGTCTTAGTCGCGATAGGCGATCTGGATGGGGATGGAAAGGCTGACTTAGCAGTAGCGAATCGTTTTAGTGATTTTGTATCTGTTATCAGAAACAATCCTGATTTTATTCCTTTTGTAACTGCTTATTCACCTGCAGATGACGAAACAGGCCTAGTGGAGGTCAATACAGACCTAATCCTTACCTTCAACGAAGATATTCAGAAAGGAACAGGTAACATTCTGATCAAGGAAGATGGAGTAATCACGCAGACTATTCCGGTAACGGATGCTAGTGTCACGGTTTCAGGAAATACGGTGACCATTAACCCTGAAGATTTTACAATAGGTGCTACAGTCAACATAGAAATGGATGCTGGTGTATTTAAAGATCTGACTGATAATAACTATTCAGGAATCACTGGTCCTACTACTTGGAATTTTGTTGCAGGCTTGCTTAGTCAAATGATCAGTTTTGATGCATTGGGTGATCAAACTTATGGTGATGCTAATTTTGATTTAACCGCCACAGCCAGCTCAGGTCTACCTGTGAATTATACCAGTTCAGACCAAAGTGTGGCAACCATTAATGGGAGTGAGGTAACCATTACGGGAGCAGGAACTACTACAATAACGGCAAGTCAAGAAGGTAATTCGGATTATAAATCAGCTCCATCAGTAGAGCAAACATTTACTGTAAATAAATCTTCTCAAACTATTACGTTTGATGCATTGCCTACTAAAAATTATGATGTTGCAGCTTTTAATTTAACTGCAACGGCCAGCTCAGGTTTATCTGTGAATTATACCAGTTCAGACCAAAGTGTGGCAACCATTAACGGAAGTGAGGTAACAATAATCGGAACAGGAACTACTACAATAACGGCAAGTCAAGAAGGTAATTCGGATTATAAATCAGCTCCATCAGTAGAGCAAACATTTACTGTAAATAAATCTTCTCAAACTATTACGTTTGATGCATTACCTACTAAAAATTATGGTGATGCAGCTTTTAATTTAACTGCAACGGCCAGCTCAGATTTGCTTGTGGAATATACTAGCTCAAACTTAAACGTGGCAACCATTAACGGAAGTGAGGTAACAATAATCGGAACAGGAACTACCACTATAACGGCAAGCCACCCAGGTAATGCAAATTATAAGGCAGCTTCTTCAGTAGGTCAATCATTGACTGTAAACAAAGGTTCTCAAACAATTACATTTGAAAGCTTAGAAAACAGAACTTATGGAGATGAGGCTTTTGATTTAACCGCTACATCGAGTTCAGCTTTAGAACTAACTTTTAGCAGTTCAGATGAAACTGTTGCTACCATTGAGGGAAAAACGGTAACCATAATCGGAGCAGGGACTGCAACCATCACTGCAACTCAGGCAGGAAATCAAAACTATGAACAGGCTACAGCTGTAGAGCAAATTTTAACAGTAAATAAAGCGGCACAAAGTATCACATTTGAAAGCTTAGAAGCCAAAACCTATGGAGATGCGAATTTTGATTTAACAGCTACAGCTAGTTCAGGCTTAGAACTGACTTACAGCAGTTCAGATGAAACTGTAGCAACCATTGATGGCAATACGGTAAGTATTGTTGGAGGAGGAACGGCAAGCATTACTGCCAATCAATCAGGTAATTCAAACTATGAGGCAGCTTCAGCAACCGAACAAATTCTAACGGTAAATAAAGCAGCTCAAAGCATCAGTATTACGGCCATTGAAGATAAATTGGTTGATGCAGCACCCTTTGAGGTTGTAGCGATTGTGAATAGCGGTTTGGATTTAACCTACAGTTTGACAGGCCCCGCTACTATTAGCGGAAATACTATTACTCTTGATGGATCAGAGGGAACTGTTGAAGTAACGGTTAGTCAGTCAGGCAATACGAACTACAATTCTACTTCGGCTAGCATTAGTTTTGAAGTAACAGACCCTTGCATTGACTTTGGTGCAGAGGCAATAAATATCACGAATGTACTATGTAATGGAGAGGCGAATGGAAGCTTTGAAATTTTAGCCACTGGAACAGAACCCTTCCTTTATACAATGGATGGAACTGATCAAGAGAGTGAAATATTCAGTAACTTAACTGCAGGAGACTATGATGTGATCGTAACGGATGGGAATAACTGTACCCAAACAGTTACTGTTACAGTAAAAGAACCTGCAATGCTTACAATCAGCGGAGAAGTAGCGAATAGTAATAGTACAGATGGTAATGGTAGTATTTCATTAACTGCCAATGGAGGAACAGGAAATCTAAGTTATGAGTGGAGCAATGGTGCTACTTCAGCTAATATTAGTGAATTAACTATTGGAGAATATACTGTAACAGTGACCGATGAGAATGGTTGCAGCTTAACAGAAAAATTTACAATAAGTGGGGTTACTGCCAATGGAGAAAAGCTGAATAGTCAAGTTAGCATATATCCAAATCCGACTAGTCAATCTATAAAAATACTGCATGCAGAGGCAGTAGAGATTATAACATTGTATAATGCACAAGGTAAATTGATCCTAACACAGAAAGCAAAAGGCACCGAAAGTAATCTGCAATTGACACAATTACCAATAGGACTTTACTTTATTCAATTGGACAATAGTGCAGAAATGCATAGAATAGTTAAAAAGTAG
- a CDS encoding carboxypeptidase-like regulatory domain-containing protein, translating into MITSFLAFSQKHHTIKGQLLQHSDSSPVFNAHIYFDKTAIGTTTNEDGLFAFHFLENEKQSNIHISCIGYKIDSIPISEFQNKPLTIFIEEDKLFLSEVVVSPSDPNDILEKAIENLGQNYPKEKISKTIYYKESVKQNGKPIRLLEVVATIVSDGFSDSRQNPKKYELFIDQKRPDFNYDSTFEGGNGIGVLHGLLWTEAYLNKRKLRKYNVSFDGKSFFRNHEVYKISISKPNSLGTTSMYITVDEFAIVAISQSFVNPSRKKPDSKQQFQFLAFDLYVDFIQMKDGYWYIHTIDDIRESISQDGAITKIIRSIRTTSVGEIQDLNKKNRIKMNTDLYKYPTEYDPEFWNHYNAPLETQEELKAKQEFSE; encoded by the coding sequence TTGATAACATCATTTCTAGCGTTTTCCCAAAAGCATCATACCATAAAAGGCCAGTTACTTCAGCATAGTGATTCATCACCAGTATTTAATGCGCATATTTATTTTGATAAAACAGCTATTGGTACCACCACCAATGAAGATGGATTATTTGCATTTCACTTTCTGGAAAATGAAAAACAGTCTAACATTCATATTTCTTGTATCGGATATAAAATTGATAGTATACCCATAAGCGAATTCCAGAATAAGCCTTTAACAATATTTATTGAGGAGGATAAATTATTCTTATCAGAAGTAGTGGTTAGCCCTAGTGACCCAAATGATATCCTAGAAAAAGCGATTGAAAACTTAGGACAAAATTATCCTAAGGAAAAAATCAGTAAAACGATATATTACAAAGAATCAGTTAAGCAAAATGGGAAACCCATTAGGTTGCTGGAAGTAGTGGCAACCATTGTTTCAGATGGCTTCAGTGATTCTCGTCAAAACCCTAAGAAGTATGAACTTTTTATTGATCAAAAACGACCAGATTTTAATTACGATTCAACTTTTGAGGGAGGAAATGGAATAGGAGTTTTGCATGGGCTTCTCTGGACAGAAGCATACTTGAATAAAAGAAAACTTAGAAAATACAATGTTTCATTTGATGGTAAATCCTTTTTTAGAAATCATGAAGTATATAAAATCAGCATTAGCAAACCTAATAGTCTGGGGACTACCTCAATGTACATTACGGTGGATGAATTTGCTATTGTTGCAATAAGTCAATCCTTTGTAAATCCTAGCAGGAAAAAACCGGATTCGAAACAGCAATTTCAGTTTTTAGCCTTTGATTTATACGTGGATTTTATACAAATGAAGGATGGATATTGGTATATTCATACTATTGATGACATCAGGGAAAGCATTTCTCAAGATGGCGCTATCACCAAAATCATAAGGTCCATTCGTACCACTTCTGTAGGTGAAATTCAGGATTTAAATAAAAAGAACAGGATTAAGATGAATACTGATTTATATAAATATCCGACCGAATACGACCCTGAGTTTTGGAATCATTACAATGCACCACTTGAAACACAAGAGGAGTTAAAAGCAAAGCAAGAATTTTCTGAATAG
- a CDS encoding DUF5916 domain-containing protein: MLKCYLVTLFLFLSFSSFALETDSISRKSIEIPRISEAPKIDGVLDDIAWQNAPIATDFVERNPNNGRPIPDSLSTEVKVIYDDLGVYFGAKMKDPEPDKISKELTERDNIAADDFFFILLNGYNDRQQSMQFIVTAAGVQYDAKMTNGREDNSWDAVWYSEVKINDDGWVAEIFIPYFILRFPKKQVQEWGLNMEREVFRTRTRYSWNHVDNQKGAYSLYDGEIHGIENIKTPTRLSFQPYISAYANNYDGNTNFNFNGGLDLKYGISDAFTLDMVLIPDFGQARFDNNVLNLSAFEVQFAEQRAFFNEGTELFSKGDMFYSRRIGGRPSSSPTINEGEEIAFQPNAVELINATKVSGRTESGLGIGFFNAVTNEAFAQIRNVETGEIRTEMVEPYTNYNVTVLDQRFGDNSSFSFVNTNVSRLGNYRDANATGLYVSHTNKANTWNYSASTEGSWRFLKEETIFGTEVQAGISKISGEHRLEGRLDLRTLDYNINDLGFSTNTNYVRYMGYYGYRYLQPKGNLNNMFLNFNLNHFRRLDPDLFSNFTFNFNSSFTTKDFFSYGGGVEVTPFGTNDIYEPRVNGRHVQFPGYHDQWIWMNTDFRKKLAFEGFIDWYKFFEEGRSNIFLSLNPRYRFSNKFNLRYGLLYNPSYKEQGFVDTDGDDIIFGQRDRLTIENSIGGDYIFNNKISLNLTFRHYYSGAMYSKLYSLEQNGELTEEPERENIYDVTFNTWNLDLKFAWWFAPGSQITILYRNALDSYLQQGGQAFDENFDYLFNQPQLNSFSVRLSYFLDYNRIRNAFSNRNMNRAKPGKMTAGL; this comes from the coding sequence ATGCTGAAGTGTTATCTAGTCACATTATTTCTGTTTTTGAGTTTTAGTAGTTTTGCACTAGAAACAGATAGTATTTCTCGAAAAAGCATAGAAATTCCTAGAATCTCAGAAGCCCCTAAAATTGATGGTGTTCTTGACGATATTGCCTGGCAAAATGCCCCCATCGCAACAGATTTTGTCGAAAGAAATCCTAATAATGGAAGACCTATTCCAGATAGTCTATCCACTGAAGTGAAAGTAATTTATGATGATTTGGGGGTTTATTTTGGAGCCAAAATGAAAGATCCTGAACCAGATAAAATTTCAAAAGAGCTAACGGAAAGAGATAATATAGCAGCGGATGATTTCTTTTTCATTTTATTAAACGGATATAACGATCGCCAACAAAGTATGCAATTTATTGTAACTGCAGCTGGAGTTCAATATGATGCTAAAATGACCAATGGAAGGGAGGATAATTCCTGGGATGCAGTTTGGTATAGTGAGGTAAAAATCAATGATGATGGATGGGTGGCAGAAATTTTTATTCCTTATTTTATTTTAAGATTTCCGAAGAAGCAAGTGCAAGAATGGGGGCTCAATATGGAAAGAGAAGTTTTTAGGACACGAACTCGCTATAGTTGGAATCATGTAGATAATCAAAAAGGAGCTTATTCTTTATATGACGGAGAGATTCATGGAATCGAAAATATAAAAACTCCAACTAGATTATCTTTTCAACCTTATATTTCAGCTTACGCCAATAATTATGATGGCAATACTAATTTTAATTTTAATGGTGGATTGGATTTAAAATATGGTATATCAGATGCTTTTACGCTTGATATGGTACTGATTCCTGATTTTGGCCAAGCGCGATTTGATAATAATGTTCTTAATTTGTCAGCATTTGAAGTCCAATTTGCAGAACAGCGTGCCTTTTTTAATGAAGGAACAGAATTATTTTCCAAAGGTGATATGTTTTATTCCAGAAGAATAGGAGGCAGACCTTCTTCGAGTCCTACCATAAATGAAGGGGAAGAAATAGCTTTTCAACCCAATGCAGTAGAATTAATAAATGCAACTAAGGTGTCAGGCAGAACAGAGAGTGGATTAGGGATTGGGTTTTTCAATGCCGTTACCAATGAAGCCTTTGCTCAAATAAGAAATGTAGAGACTGGGGAGATTAGAACTGAAATGGTAGAACCTTATACCAATTACAATGTAACGGTGTTAGATCAGAGGTTTGGAGATAATAGCTCTTTTTCCTTTGTTAATACCAATGTAAGCAGACTGGGGAATTATAGAGATGCCAATGCAACCGGATTGTATGTTAGCCATACCAATAAAGCCAATACATGGAATTACAGTGCTAGTACTGAAGGGAGTTGGAGATTTTTGAAAGAGGAGACGATTTTTGGAACTGAAGTTCAAGCAGGTATATCCAAAATAAGTGGCGAACATAGGTTGGAAGGAAGATTGGATTTAAGAACGCTGGATTATAATATTAATGACTTAGGGTTCTCTACTAACACCAATTATGTTAGATATATGGGGTATTATGGGTATCGATATTTACAACCCAAAGGAAACTTGAACAATATGTTTCTTAATTTTAATCTCAATCATTTTAGAAGATTAGATCCTGATTTATTTAGCAATTTCACATTTAATTTTAACTCCAGCTTTACCACCAAAGACTTTTTTAGTTATGGGGGTGGTGTGGAAGTGACTCCTTTTGGGACCAACGATATTTATGAGCCAAGAGTGAATGGAAGACATGTGCAATTCCCTGGCTATCATGATCAGTGGATTTGGATGAATACTGATTTCAGAAAGAAATTGGCTTTCGAAGGCTTCATCGATTGGTATAAATTCTTTGAAGAGGGCAGGAGTAATATATTCCTGAGTTTGAATCCACGCTATAGGTTTTCCAATAAATTTAATTTAAGATATGGTCTGCTTTATAACCCTTCCTATAAGGAACAAGGCTTTGTGGATACAGATGGGGATGATATCATTTTTGGTCAGCGAGATAGATTAACAATTGAAAACTCTATTGGAGGGGATTATATTTTCAATAATAAAATATCACTAAACCTTACTTTCAGGCATTATTATTCAGGAGCTATGTATTCAAAACTTTACAGTCTAGAACAAAATGGTGAATTAACAGAAGAACCAGAAAGGGAAAATATTTATGATGTTACTTTTAATACCTGGAACCTAGATTTGAAATTTGCATGGTGGTTTGCACCAGGTAGCCAGATTACTATTTTATATAGAAATGCTTTAGATAGCTACCTGCAGCAAGGTGGTCAGGCTTTTGATGAGAATTTCGATTACTTATTTAATCAGCCGCAGCTAAATAGTTTTTCTGTTAGGTTGAGCTATTTCTTGGATTACAATCGAATCCGAAATGCATTCTCCAATAGAAACATGAATAGGGCTAAGCCTGGTAAAATGACTGCTGGTTTGTAA
- a CDS encoding ABC transporter permease, producing MLKFNLTIALRNLKKYKSSSIINIAGLAIGIGVCLAILQYIHYELSYDKFHKDSENLYRLTLDISENDVIKSRQAKTSYAMGVKAEEVIPEIEKYCRIHPQYFGAVVTNPDKNVPFLEEEQDMLYVDSTFFDVFNFPLKHGDPSNVLNDKHNIVISDEMAAKYFGKEIDPIGKILKVEGWTKEDYVVTGVLNTSKGNSHLKFDFLLPMRSLLESGEYKSGAWGRCNFYTYFKIGENSKIGNIENKLDQLVYDNFGKSLDHYNVKWELNLQQLTDIHLYSSHLEYDISNNGSIRNLKALGIIAIFILIIAWLNFINLSIANSIKRTKEVGIRKALGALKTQLRNQFIMEALIINFIAVILAIFIADLILSELNNILDSEFTFLLFSHYEFWIGLVLFTIISALISGFYPAFVMSSFQAINIQKSEFKISGFRFNLRKGLVIFQFLISSILLSGTFIIYNQITFMKSQDLGVDMEQILVVRGPELIENRETIASNLSTFKTETSKYSSIQSVTSSGNIPGKGHSAVVGMRKLGKDPSQNEPGGISFVDYKFFDTYELEFLAGEPFDRKTVSDYTYVILNQQALQTYELGSPEEALNEQIVVGDDTVLVAGVLKDFHWQSLKEDHMPILFVASDGVRRYFSFKINTSNIEESLSQIRSAYNEKFAGNPFEYFFLDDEFNYQYRAELQFGKIFMIFSLIAIFIACMGLFAFVSFSTVQRTKEMGIRKILGARVSTLILILSKEYLTLLLMASLISVPIVFYISREWLTNFAFKMNLSVDLFIIPTLILIVISFLTVVFNLYKTAKINPTESLKIE from the coding sequence ATGCTAAAATTTAATCTTACGATAGCACTTCGAAACCTTAAAAAATACAAATCATCCTCAATAATCAATATTGCAGGATTAGCTATTGGCATTGGAGTATGTCTTGCAATTTTACAGTATATCCACTATGAATTAAGTTATGACAAATTTCATAAAGATTCGGAAAACCTCTATCGTTTGACTTTGGATATATCTGAAAATGATGTGATAAAAAGCAGGCAAGCAAAAACCTCTTATGCAATGGGTGTCAAAGCTGAAGAAGTTATTCCTGAGATTGAAAAATACTGCAGGATACATCCTCAATATTTTGGTGCAGTGGTGACTAATCCTGATAAAAACGTTCCTTTTTTAGAGGAAGAGCAAGACATGCTTTATGTAGATAGCACTTTCTTTGATGTTTTTAATTTCCCTTTAAAACATGGAGACCCTTCAAATGTATTGAATGATAAACATAATATTGTCATTTCTGATGAAATGGCGGCTAAATATTTCGGAAAAGAAATTGATCCAATTGGTAAAATTCTTAAGGTTGAAGGATGGACTAAAGAAGATTATGTAGTAACTGGCGTATTAAATACTTCAAAAGGTAACAGTCATCTTAAATTTGATTTTCTATTACCCATGCGCTCGCTTTTGGAAAGCGGAGAATATAAAAGCGGGGCTTGGGGAAGATGTAATTTTTACACCTATTTCAAGATTGGTGAAAATAGCAAAATTGGGAATATCGAAAATAAGCTTGACCAGCTTGTTTACGATAATTTTGGAAAATCACTTGATCACTACAATGTGAAATGGGAATTAAACCTTCAGCAACTTACTGACATTCACTTATACTCTAGCCATCTTGAATATGATATTTCAAACAATGGAAGTATCCGAAATTTAAAAGCATTAGGCATCATTGCAATCTTCATCCTGATCATTGCATGGCTAAATTTCATTAACTTATCTATAGCAAATTCTATAAAAAGAACGAAAGAGGTTGGAATAAGAAAAGCATTAGGTGCATTAAAAACACAATTACGCAATCAATTTATAATGGAGGCCCTAATAATAAATTTTATCGCAGTGATACTCGCTATATTCATTGCTGACCTCATACTCTCTGAATTAAATAATATACTGGATAGTGAATTTACTTTTTTACTTTTCAGTCATTATGAATTTTGGATTGGATTGGTACTTTTTACAATTATTAGCGCTTTAATATCTGGATTTTATCCTGCCTTTGTAATGTCTTCTTTTCAAGCAATAAACATTCAGAAATCAGAATTCAAAATATCAGGTTTCAGATTTAACTTGCGTAAAGGCTTAGTAATCTTCCAATTTCTGATCTCTTCCATTTTACTGTCTGGGACTTTCATTATTTATAACCAAATCACCTTTATGAAATCTCAAGATTTGGGTGTTGATATGGAGCAAATACTGGTTGTTAGAGGACCGGAATTGATTGAAAATAGGGAAACGATTGCATCCAATTTATCTACATTTAAAACAGAAACTTCAAAATATTCAAGCATACAGTCGGTTACAAGTTCTGGAAACATACCTGGAAAAGGGCATAGTGCTGTAGTAGGAATGAGGAAATTAGGCAAAGATCCAAGTCAAAATGAACCTGGAGGAATTTCTTTTGTAGATTATAAATTTTTTGATACTTATGAGCTTGAATTCCTTGCGGGTGAACCTTTTGATCGCAAAACTGTCTCTGATTATACCTATGTAATCTTAAATCAGCAAGCATTGCAGACTTATGAATTGGGGTCTCCTGAAGAAGCCCTCAATGAACAAATAGTTGTGGGTGATGATACTGTATTAGTTGCAGGCGTACTTAAGGATTTTCATTGGCAATCTTTAAAAGAAGACCATATGCCTATCCTTTTTGTAGCATCTGATGGAGTAAGAAGATATTTTTCTTTCAAGATAAACACTTCTAATATAGAAGAATCATTATCACAGATTCGCTCTGCTTATAACGAAAAATTCGCAGGAAATCCGTTTGAATATTTTTTCTTAGATGATGAATTCAATTACCAATATCGAGCTGAATTGCAATTCGGTAAAATCTTTATGATTTTCTCATTGATCGCCATATTTATAGCATGTATGGGTTTATTCGCCTTTGTATCATTCTCCACTGTTCAAAGAACCAAAGAAATGGGCATAAGAAAAATCCTTGGTGCAAGGGTAAGCACATTGATTCTAATCCTTTCAAAAGAGTACTTAACACTGTTGCTAATGGCAAGTTTAATTTCTGTACCCATTGTTTTTTATATTTCTAGAGAATGGCTTACCAATTTTGCTTTCAAAATGAACTTAAGCGTTGATTTATTTATAATACCAACACTAATATTAATTGTCATTTCTTTCTTAACGGTGGTTTTCAATCTTTATAAAACCGCAAAAATAAACCCTACGGAATCTTTGAAGATAGAATAA